Within the Dehalococcoidia bacterium genome, the region CGATAAGCGCGCTAATGCCGCGTCGTTTATACCATACCCCTCATCAGCGCGGTGGGGAATATAGGGAACTACATGTCCCCCAAGAGCGGAAAGCCCATCACAGAGGAGAGTTGTGGCCGTGATCCCATCGACATCGAAATCCCCATATATGGCAATAGCCTCCCCGGAGAGCAGTGCGCGGTAAATCCTGGCTACCGCTCTATCCATATCGGGCAGCAGAAAAGGGTCATTAAGCAAGCGCTCGTCTGCGGCTAGAAAGGACTCAATCTGCGCTGTGTCATTGATGCCACGATTATAGAGGAGCTGAACCAATAAAGGGTGGTGTCTATTTCCCGAAATTCTGGCAAGCTGCTCTTCTGGCAGGCTAGGCTGTATTTGCCATCGTCTACGGCTCATGCTTAATCCCTATACCTGCCGAAGATAAGGGTAGAGTTGTGCCCACCAAAACCAAATACATTGGATAATGCTGTATTCACCACCGCCTGACGAGCCACATCGGGCACATAATCAAGGTCGCAATCTGGATCGGGGCAGGTGAGATTTATTGTCGGTGGAATGACCCCATGCTGGATAGTGAGAACGCATATCGCTGCCTCCATGGCTCCAGCAGCACCCAGCAGGTGCCCCACCATCGACTTTGTGGAGCTTATGGGAATTCGGTAGGCTTCCTTCCCAAAAACAGTCTTTACCGCCATGGTCTCATTCTTATCGTTTAGTTGAGTTGATGTGCCATGGGCGTTTATGTAATCTATCTCCCAAGGTTCCAACCCTGCTTCCCTAAGAGCGATGCTCATGGCCCTGACCCCACCTTCACCCCCCTCTGCTGGCTGGGTAATATGGTAGGCATCCCCTGCTGCACCATAGCCCATAACCTCAGCCAGAATAGGGGCTCCCCGCTTCGTAGCAAAGGTAAGGCTTTCCATTACTAGGACCGCTCCCCCCTCCCCAATGACAAAGCCATCTCGCTCGGCATCGAATGGACGGGATGCCTTCTGTGGCTCATGGTTCCTGGTAGAAAGAGCCCTTGCTGCGTTAAAGCCAGCAAAGGCGAGTGGGGTTATTACCGCCTCAGCCCCCCCTGTAATCATCGCTTGGGCATCACCGCGCCTTACAATCTCAAATGCCTCCCCGACAGCATCGGAGCCACTGGCACAGGATGAGGTAATACAGAAATTGGGACCCTTTGCCCCCAATAATATTGCCACCTGACCAGAAGCCATGTCAGCTATCATCATTGGAATTAGGAAGGGGCTTACCCTATCGGGCCCCCGCTCCATGAGCACCTTGTTCTGATCTATTAGGGTGCTCAGCCCCCCAAGACCTACACCAATAACCACACCTATGCCCCCGGCATTTGTGGCATCTATTCCCATGTGTGCCTGCTCCACCGCCTGAAGGCTTGCCACTGCGGCAAATTGAGCAAAACGATCCATGTGACGGTACAATTTGCGGTCTAAATACTGACCTGGGTCGAAATTTTTTACCTCGGCGGCGATCTTGGTTGCTAAGAGGCCAGGGTCAAACCGGGTTATGTAGTCTACCCCCGATGTGCCTGAGATTAACCCCTGCCATGTCGAGGATACATCTAGCCCCACCGGGCTTACCATC harbors:
- the fabF gene encoding beta-ketoacyl-ACP synthase II, whose amino-acid sequence is MGNRVVVTGIGMVSPVGLDVSSTWQGLISGTSGVDYITRFDPGLLATKIAAEVKNFDPGQYLDRKLYRHMDRFAQFAAVASLQAVEQAHMGIDATNAGGIGVVIGVGLGGLSTLIDQNKVLMERGPDRVSPFLIPMMIADMASGQVAILLGAKGPNFCITSSCASGSDAVGEAFEIVRRGDAQAMITGGAEAVITPLAFAGFNAARALSTRNHEPQKASRPFDAERDGFVIGEGGAVLVMESLTFATKRGAPILAEVMGYGAAGDAYHITQPAEGGEGGVRAMSIALREAGLEPWEIDYINAHGTSTQLNDKNETMAVKTVFGKEAYRIPISSTKSMVGHLLGAAGAMEAAICVLTIQHGVIPPTINLTCPDPDCDLDYVPDVARQAVVNTALSNVFGFGGHNSTLIFGRYRD